A genomic stretch from Bacteroidota bacterium includes:
- a CDS encoding UPF0175 family protein yields MKTLTLHIPDTVDLDDKEVAMLVATRLYEKGKLSLGQAAELVGLTKRTFAELLVRYDVSIFNYPASDLSRDVKNA; encoded by the coding sequence ATATACCGGATACAGTTGATCTGGACGACAAAGAAGTTGCAATGCTTGTTGCCACCCGGCTTTACGAAAAAGGTAAACTCTCCCTCGGGCAAGCTGCTGAACTTGTGGGTTTAACTAAGCGAACTTTTGCTGAATTGCTTGTAAGATACGACGTTTCAATATTTAATTATCCGGCTTCCGATTTATCAAGAGACGTTAAGAATGCCTGA
- a CDS encoding phosphatidate cytidylyltransferase: MSNFTVRILTAVLTIPIIILLTIFGNIFFLLFVLLISFLAQNEFYKLAAVKGSKPITGLGLFTGSLIILSFFHKKVQIFVVEFFEQYNISIPFPSQAQLILIISVLAVITILLVEMFRNRDNAIQNISTTVLGIFYVPLFFGTLVGMRELFIPFDFPVYRFFPVEVNLSDSIKDQIYLWGGYTVLTIFSTIWICDTAAYFGGKLFGKHKLFERVSPNKTWEGAISGFIFAIAFVVAAKYLVLDYLSSENAVVIGVIVGVFGQLGDLAESKLKRDAGVKDSSTLIPGHGGVLDRFDSVLFVAPLVFLYLDFIVFS, from the coding sequence TTTTCTATTGTTCGTTTTACTTATTTCTTTTTTAGCACAAAACGAATTTTATAAATTAGCTGCGGTCAAAGGTTCGAAACCGATAACCGGTCTTGGTTTATTTACCGGCAGTCTAATTATTTTATCCTTCTTCCATAAAAAGGTACAAATTTTTGTGGTTGAGTTTTTTGAACAGTATAACATATCCATACCATTCCCTTCTCAAGCACAGTTAATCTTGATTATTTCTGTGTTAGCAGTTATTACTATTTTATTGGTGGAGATGTTCCGCAACAGGGATAATGCTATTCAAAACATTTCAACAACAGTATTAGGAATTTTTTACGTTCCTCTTTTTTTTGGTACTTTGGTTGGCATGCGCGAGTTATTTATACCTTTCGATTTTCCGGTTTACCGATTTTTTCCTGTCGAAGTGAACTTGTCCGATAGTATAAAAGATCAGATTTATTTGTGGGGAGGATACACGGTTTTAACAATTTTTTCAACGATTTGGATTTGCGACACTGCGGCATATTTTGGCGGCAAACTTTTTGGGAAGCATAAACTTTTTGAACGCGTCAGTCCGAACAAAACTTGGGAAGGTGCGATAAGTGGATTTATTTTTGCAATTGCTTTTGTGGTAGCGGCAAAATATCTTGTTCTCGATTATTTGTCATCTGAGAATGCTGTTGTTATCGGTGTAATCGTGGGGGTTTTCGGACAGTTGGGCGATTTAGCAGAATCGAAACTGAAACGCGATGCAGGTGTTAAAGATTCATCAACGCTGATTCCCGGACACGGCGGAGTGCTCGACCGTTTCGATAGCGTGCTGTTCGTAGCACCGCTTGTTTTTCTTTATCTGGATTTTATTGTGTTCAGTTAA